The Chryseobacterium sp. LJ668 genome segment TGTATAGAATACTTATAAAAAGATTTTTGGATATAATAATAGCTCTTTCTATCATTATATTCTTTTTTCCATTGTTTTTGCTTATTTTTATTTTCGTCAAAATAGATAGCCCCGGAAATTTTTTCTTCTTTCAGGAAAGACTTGGTTATCAAGGAAAAGTCTTTAAGATCTATAAAATTAGAACGATGTTCGATAAAGAAAGAGTTCCAGACCGTGAAATTTTAAAAAATGATATCGAGGTTACCAAGGTTGGATATTATTTAAGGCGCTTTAAGATTGATGAACTTCCACAAATTATCAATGTTTTTAAAGGAGATATGTCTTTGGTTGGGCCTCGTCCTTGTCTTCCAAAGCAGTTGGCAGAGTTCAACGAAGATGGAAAAAAACGTATAGAAGTTCTCCCAGGATTAACCGGATTATCTCAGGTAAATGGAAATATTCATTTGTCTTGGCAAGAAAGATGGAAGTATGACAGAGAATATGTAGAAAATATAAGTTTCTTATTAGATATGAAAATAGTATTTAAAACATTTCTTATACTTATTAACGGAGAAGACAAATATTTAAAAAGCCCGGATGTATAAAATATTAGTAATAGGAGCTGTAAACTCTACTGCACAGATTATCAGAAAGCTTGCTGAATATAATTTTGAAATTGTAGGAGTTATGGGTAATGAGCCAAAAGATATAAACAAGGTATCAGGTTGGGTAGATTTATCTGCATTATCTTTATCTCTTGCTATTGATTATAAAGGTTTTACCAAAATTAATGATCAGGAAAATCTTTTATGGGCCACAGATCGAAAACCGGATATTATTTTTGCCGTTGGGTTTTCACAGCTTTTACAAGAAGAATGGTTCTCTATTTCAAAATTAGGTTGCATAGGCTTTCATCCTACAAAACTTCCGCTTGGTAGAGGGAGAGCACCTTTAGCTTGGATTACTTTGGAACAGTCTTATGGCTCGGCAACTTTTTTTTTAATGGGAAAAGGTGCTGATGACGGACCCGTCTTTTCACAGTCGATCTTTAAAGTTGAAGAAAATGATGATGCAAGAGCTGTTGAAGAGAAAATTCTTACAAATATTGATTTAGCATTAGATCATTGGCTCCCAGAGTTGAAAAAAGGATTTTGGAACCCTATTCCTCAATGCGAACATTTAGCATCTTACTACGGAATAAGAAAACCAGAAGACGGACTGATTAATTGGAATGATGATGCTCATTATATTAACCGTTTAGTAAAAGCTGCATCAAGACCACATCCGGGAGCATACACTTATTTTAAAGACGAAAAACTATTTATCTGGTCTTGTCATTTAGAAAAAGATATCCAATTTAAAGGAGTTATTGGTAGGGTTTTGCTTAAAGCAGAAAATGGTGAACTTTTGATTCAGAGCGGAGAAGGGCTTCTGTGGATTGAAGAGTATATATTAGAAGACGACTCTAGTGCTAATATCAAGGTTGGAGATAAGTTGGGTTATAATATAGAGGATGAAATTTACAATATAAAAACAATCTTAAAACAATTACAAAGTGAATAAAGTAATAGTAGTTGCCCCTCATGCGGATGATGAGATTATTGGGTGTGGTGCAACAATTGCAAAGCATATTAGTGAAGGTGATGATGTATATGTGATTGTCGCAACAAATGCCGCAATTGGGGCACCAGAATTATTTTCGCAAGATATCATAGATTTGGTTAGAACTGAAGCGATTAATGCTCATCAATTTCTAGGAGTTAAAGAAACATTTTTTTTAGAATTTCCGGCTCCGGCACTAAATGCTTTTCCCGAATATAAAATTTCCCTTGAGATTTCAAAGATTTTTGAAAGAATAAAACCTACACACCTATATCTACCACATGCGGGTGATATTCATCAGGATCATAAAGCGATTTATAGAGCTAGTCTGGTTGCTGCACGACCCCAAGGTGAACATAAAATTTACAATATTTACTGTTATGAAACGCTATCTGAAACAGAATGGACACCAATGCAGGAGAAAGCTTTTGTACCTAATCATTTTGTAAATGTTTCTAATGTCTTTTCAAAAAAAATAGAGGCAATGAAATTTTTTGGTTCACAGATCAAAGAATTTCCTCATTCTAGGTCTATAGATGCATTTGAAGCGTTGGCGATGTATAGGGGTTCTACGATTGGTGTTGAAAGAGCAGAGGCATTTGTTGTTGAGCGTCAGATAGTTTTGTAATATTTAGAACTTTCAGTTCTTTATTTTGTGAGCATTTTATTTAACAATTTAACGTTAAATTATTTTCAACATTAATATTTATTTAAAAAAAATGGAAAGTAAAAACATATTCGTTACCGGAGCAGGGGCCTTGTTGGGGCAAGGAATTTTAAGAATGTTGCAATTGTGCGATTTTGAAAAAAAAATTTATACTGGAGATCCAGACGCGAGATCAACTGGACATTGGCTGGGAGATCACGCTTTATATGTTCCTAAAGCCTCTGATGATAACTATATATCAGCAGTAAAGAAAATTGTAGAAAAATATAACATCGATGCAATTCTGGTAGGAACAGATACAGAGTTAGTGAAACTAGCTGAAGTTCATGACGAATTTCTGGAAAATTACAATTGTAAAATTGTCGTAAGTAATTCTAATGTAATCAAAATATCAAATGACAAATTTTTGACAGCAGAGTTTCTTAAAGAAAACAACTTTCCTTACCCTGTTTCCAAAATGGCAAATTCGATGGAAGATTTGTTAGCACTTGAGAGAGAATTAGGACTTCCGTTATTTGCAAAACCTATTGATGGAGCAAGATCTTTAGGTTTGGTAAAAATAAATACTCATCAAGATTTGGTAGATATTTATGATGAAAAAAGTAATCTTGTTGTGCAGCAGTTTTTACCTGATACGGAAGGAGAATACACTTCAGGTTGTATCGTGCTGAACGGTAAATGCGTTTCAATCGTAAGCCTAAAACGAGATTTAAGAGATGGAAATACATACAGAACATATAGGGATGAAAGTACTTCTCAGTATGATCATATAATTTCTAAAATCGCAGAAGTTTTAAAACCTGATGGTCCTGTAAACTTCCAATTCAGAATTTTGAACGGTGAACCTGTTATTTTTGAAATCAATGGCAGATTCAGCGGGACAACACCGTTAAGATATTTCTACGGGATAAATGAAGTCGAAATTATATTAAATTATTATTTATATGGAAAAATTCCTGTCAACACGCAATTGAAATCAGGAGTTGTTATGAGAGCATGGTCAGATCTTTTTATTGAAAATGAAGAAATGGAAAAATTCAATCATGATAAAGAATTGGAATCTCCGAAAGCACACTTTTACAACTTTAATTTAAAATCTTAAATCGTATGGCTTCAAAATGTGCTGTTGTAGGAGCAAATGGTTTTTTAGGTGCAGTTTTGACCAAAAAACTTATTGAGAAAAATTACTCTGTAACCGCGGTTTATAATAACGGGTACTCCAATATAAATGCTGAAACAGAAAAACTCAATATTGTTGATTTTATAAAGAGTAAAGATCAATTTGATTTTATTTTTTTGTCACTGGGAAATTATAAATGCAATCATCAGGAATTAATAGAAATAAATAATATCATTCAGACCATTTTAGAAAACAATAATTCTGCTAAAATTATATTCATCTCGAGTACTAATGTTTATGGCATTCATAAAGAAGTCATTGATGCAAATTCTGCTTTTAATAATCCCACCCTTTATCCGTTATCAAAATTAGCGGGTGAATTTATTGTTTCAGCACATGAAAAATATGCCATATTGAGACTGACCTATCTTTATGGTAAAAATCTTAACAATGGTTCTTTTTTGCCGAATGTCATTAAAAAATCTATAGAAACAGGAGAAATTGTTTTATTTGGAGATGGCAGCCGCAAACAAGACTATCTGCACGTTGATGATGCAGGAGAATTATGTGTAAAAGCTATGGAAAGTAAAGAAAACGGAATATATATTGGCGCTTCAGGAATTTCGACATCCAATAGTAAAATTGCGGAAATTGTTTCAGCAAAACATACTTCAACAATAAAATATGTGGGCGAAGAATTAGGAAGTTCTTTTTATTTTGATATAAAAGAAACTCAGGAAAGACTTCAATGGAATCCTGAAATTGATATTGTTAAAGGAATTAACGAAATGATTTCATAATGAAAATTCTTGTTTTTGGTGATGTACACGGAAATTTAATTGCTTTAGAAGAGCTTTTTAGGCTTGAAAAAGGTAATTATGACAGGTTTGTGTGTCATGGTGATATCGTCAATTATGGTCCGTGGACGAACGAGTGTATAGAATTTTTATCATACCAAGAAAATGGAATTTTTTTAAAAGGTAATCATGAAGAATATTATCTTGAAAAATACTATCCTGGTTCCAATGAAGTGGCAAAATCTTTTTTTGAATTCTGCTATCCTCAGTTTAATAATAAACTTTTACCAGTTATTTCTAAATTTGAAGATAGTCTTTCGATTGGGGATTTTAATATAAAACATTCTATTGATGGTTTGTATATTTTTGAAGACACCAATATAGAATACTTAGATTTTGAGAATAATTCCATCGTTGGTCATTCTCATCAGCAATTTCACAGAATAATAGATGATAAAAACTTATATAATACGGGCAGTTTAGGACAAAACAGAGCACTTCTTGATGTGGCAAACTATCTTATTATTGATACTGACACAAATAATGTAGAATTGAAATCTTTCATTTTTGATATTCAAAAAGTTATTTCTAAAATGGAAGAATTGAAATACCCTTTTATTTGTTTAAATTATTATAAATCAAAAAATACAGTTAATAAATAACTATGCAAGATAAAATATGGCTCTCCTCACCTCACATGGGAGGAACCGAACTAAAATACGTACACGAAGCATTTGATGCCAATTGGGTAGCACCATTAGGTCCGAACGTAGACGGCTTCGAAAAAGATTTAGAAAACTTTTTAAAGAATACCGACGTAAAAGTTGCAGTACTCTCAGCAGGAACAGCAGCTTTACATTTAGCGTTAATTCAGTGTGGAGTACAATATGGTGATGAGGTAATCTGTCAGTCAATGACGTTTTCTGCTTCGGCAAATCCTATCGCGTATTGTGGTGCAACCCCTGTTTTTATAGATTCGGAAAAAGATACCTGGAATATGTGTCCGGTTGCGTTGGAAGAGGCAATACAGGACAGGATTTCGAAAGGTAAAAAACCTAAAGCAATCATTGTCGTTCATTTGTATGGAATGCCTGCTAAAATGGATGAAATACTGGCAGTTGCTGAAAAATTTGAGATTCCGGTGATTGAAGATGCGGCTGAAGCATTAGGTTCTACTTATAAAGGGAAAGCGTGCGGAACTTTCGGTCGTTTTGGTATTTTATCATTTAACGGGAATAAAATCATCACCACTTCAGGAGGCGGCGCGCTGGTTTGTCACAATCAGGAAGATAAAGATAAAGCGGTTTTCCTTTCTACTCAGGCTAGAGATAATGCTCCTCATTATCAGCATTCTCACATTGGGTACAACTACAGAATGAGCAATATCGTTGCAGGAATAGGGCGCGGACAAATGGAAGTTTTGAATGACAGAGTAGCAGCCCGCAGGAAAATGCACGACTTTTACGCAGATATTTTTAAAAATATTGATGGAGTTGAAGTGTTTTCAGAGCCTACAGATGATTATTTTTCTAACCATTGGCTTTCTGCAATTCTCGTAGACGTTGCTAAAACAGGCATTACCCGTGAAGATCTTCGTCTTGCATTTTTAGAAGATAATATAGAATCTCGACCTTTGTGGAAGCCGATGCACATGCAGCCGGTATTTGCCGATGCACCCTATTATGGTGTAAACATAGCAGAAAACTTATTTGAAAACGGCTTGTGTCTTCCGTCAGGTTCTAATCTTTCGGATAATGATAGAGAAAGAATTAATAAAATAATACAACAAATATTCTCTTAATAATATTTGGAAGTCAAATTTAAAAGATCTGTTTATCTCTGAGATAGGCAGATTTTTTATTATAATTTAAAGTGATCTAATTTTTCATTACAGAAATTTAAAATTGAAATCATCATAAGAATTATTAAAACCGACATCTTTCCTTATCTTTGCCGCTCAATTTAGCACAAGTGAAAAAATATCCTTGGTGGAAAGCTTTGATGGACTATGGAATAAGCTTCTTGGTAATAATTATTTTATTGCCGGTTTTCTTGATCATTACCATTTTGTCTTCATGGGACACCGGTTTTCCCGGTATTTTTAGTCAGAAAAGAATCGGCCTCCACGGAAAGATTTTTGTAATCTATAAGTTAAGAACACATCATCCTAAAACGTCTCAAAAATCAAGCATTGGAAAGTGGCTCAGAAAGACTAAACTGGATGAGCTTCCTCAATTTTTCAATATCTTAAAAGGCGATATGTCTCTGGTAGGCCCGAGACCGGATGTACCGGGATATTATGATGAATTAAAGGGAGAAGATCGTAAGGTGCTGTGTCTGAAGCCAGGTATTACCAGTGAAGCAGGAATTAAATTCCGAAATGAAGAAATCATTCTTAACCAACAAAAAAATCCGCTGAAATATAATGATGAAATACTTTTCCCAGAAAAAGTAAAGATGAATCTAAATTATTATCATCAGATGTCTTTTAAAAAAGATGCACAGATTTTGCTTAAGACTTTTTTTGTTTTAAGTAAATAAACGATCATACAATATAAAATATACAATGCAGTCCTTATCTAAAATTATTATTACCGTCTTCATTTTCTTTTTTCTGAATATCAGTGCCCAGACAGAAATAAAAGTAAATGCTCTTTTTGTACCTGTTGGAATGATCAACATTGCAGTGGAGAAATCTTTGAGTAAAAAAATTTCCCTGCAGGCAGAAGCTTTTGTTTCACCATGGAAATCATTTGGCGGAAAAAATCTGCAGATATATATGGGAACATTAGAAGGAAGGTATTATTTTAAAGAAATGATGAAAGGCTGGTATATTGGAGCGTACGGATCGGTCGCAGCTTACAATATTCAAAAGTGGAATTATTTTAAAGCAACTTCAGTTCCCAATGAAGACGGAAGCCCGCAGCTCCTTCCCGATGGAAGTGTACGTGTCACAGAGAGATATCAAAAAGGTTTAGCTTTGATAATAGGTGTAAGTGGTGGCTATCACTTCACTGTCAATGAGAATTTAGGAATTGACGTATACGCCGGAGTCGGAACAACCCAATCGATATATAGAGGTTATTTGAAGGACAATAATGAGCGATATGACGGTGCCGAAAATTGGAACAAAAGTGGAGAACTTATTCCTACAAGAGGAGGTGTGATGTTGACGTATAAATTTGATTAATAATTAATAACATGAGCTTTTTATAAAATATAGATATATTTGCAAAGTTTAGTGTAAAACAAAATATTTCCTCCGATAATAGTGATATGTTTAATGATCAATTGCTATGAAGGAATATTTCGTAACCAGTTACACTTTCTATACAATAATTATTGTATTCAGAAAATTTTTATTCAAGAAATCATATGAAAATTTTATTATTTGGAGAATATAGCAACGTTCACTGGACATTAGCTGAGGCTTACAGAAAACTAGGCCATGAAGTCTTGGTCGTTTCAGATGGAGATTGGTGGAAAAATTATCAAAGAGATATCAATATACCTTATCATAACAAATTTAAATTCGCTGTATTTTTGTTGAGGATTATTTTTGATAAAAGATTTAAAAATAATGATATTGTTCA includes the following:
- a CDS encoding NAD-dependent epimerase/dehydratase family protein, translating into MASKCAVVGANGFLGAVLTKKLIEKNYSVTAVYNNGYSNINAETEKLNIVDFIKSKDQFDFIFLSLGNYKCNHQELIEINNIIQTILENNNSAKIIFISSTNVYGIHKEVIDANSAFNNPTLYPLSKLAGEFIVSAHEKYAILRLTYLYGKNLNNGSFLPNVIKKSIETGEIVLFGDGSRKQDYLHVDDAGELCVKAMESKENGIYIGASGISTSNSKIAEIVSAKHTSTIKYVGEELGSSFYFDIKETQERLQWNPEIDIVKGINEMIS
- a CDS encoding DUF3575 domain-containing protein, which translates into the protein MQSLSKIIITVFIFFFLNISAQTEIKVNALFVPVGMINIAVEKSLSKKISLQAEAFVSPWKSFGGKNLQIYMGTLEGRYYFKEMMKGWYIGAYGSVAAYNIQKWNYFKATSVPNEDGSPQLLPDGSVRVTERYQKGLALIIGVSGGYHFTVNENLGIDVYAGVGTTQSIYRGYLKDNNERYDGAENWNKSGELIPTRGGVMLTYKFD
- a CDS encoding aminotransferase class I/II-fold pyridoxal phosphate-dependent enzyme, giving the protein MQDKIWLSSPHMGGTELKYVHEAFDANWVAPLGPNVDGFEKDLENFLKNTDVKVAVLSAGTAALHLALIQCGVQYGDEVICQSMTFSASANPIAYCGATPVFIDSEKDTWNMCPVALEEAIQDRISKGKKPKAIIVVHLYGMPAKMDEILAVAEKFEIPVIEDAAEALGSTYKGKACGTFGRFGILSFNGNKIITTSGGGALVCHNQEDKDKAVFLSTQARDNAPHYQHSHIGYNYRMSNIVAGIGRGQMEVLNDRVAARRKMHDFYADIFKNIDGVEVFSEPTDDYFSNHWLSAILVDVAKTGITREDLRLAFLEDNIESRPLWKPMHMQPVFADAPYYGVNIAENLFENGLCLPSGSNLSDNDRERINKIIQQIFS
- a CDS encoding sugar transferase, whose translation is MDIIIALSIIIFFFPLFLLIFIFVKIDSPGNFFFFQERLGYQGKVFKIYKIRTMFDKERVPDREILKNDIEVTKVGYYLRRFKIDELPQIINVFKGDMSLVGPRPCLPKQLAEFNEDGKKRIEVLPGLTGLSQVNGNIHLSWQERWKYDREYVENISFLLDMKIVFKTFLILINGEDKYLKSPDV
- a CDS encoding PIG-L deacetylase family protein; the protein is MNKVIVVAPHADDEIIGCGATIAKHISEGDDVYVIVATNAAIGAPELFSQDIIDLVRTEAINAHQFLGVKETFFLEFPAPALNAFPEYKISLEISKIFERIKPTHLYLPHAGDIHQDHKAIYRASLVAARPQGEHKIYNIYCYETLSETEWTPMQEKAFVPNHFVNVSNVFSKKIEAMKFFGSQIKEFPHSRSIDAFEALAMYRGSTIGVERAEAFVVERQIVL
- a CDS encoding formyltransferase family protein yields the protein MYKILVIGAVNSTAQIIRKLAEYNFEIVGVMGNEPKDINKVSGWVDLSALSLSLAIDYKGFTKINDQENLLWATDRKPDIIFAVGFSQLLQEEWFSISKLGCIGFHPTKLPLGRGRAPLAWITLEQSYGSATFFLMGKGADDGPVFSQSIFKVEENDDARAVEEKILTNIDLALDHWLPELKKGFWNPIPQCEHLASYYGIRKPEDGLINWNDDAHYINRLVKAASRPHPGAYTYFKDEKLFIWSCHLEKDIQFKGVIGRVLLKAENGELLIQSGEGLLWIEEYILEDDSSANIKVGDKLGYNIEDEIYNIKTILKQLQSE
- a CDS encoding sugar transferase, encoding MDYGISFLVIIILLPVFLIITILSSWDTGFPGIFSQKRIGLHGKIFVIYKLRTHHPKTSQKSSIGKWLRKTKLDELPQFFNILKGDMSLVGPRPDVPGYYDELKGEDRKVLCLKPGITSEAGIKFRNEEIILNQQKNPLKYNDEILFPEKVKMNLNYYHQMSFKKDAQILLKTFFVLSK
- a CDS encoding ATP-grasp domain-containing protein, which encodes MESKNIFVTGAGALLGQGILRMLQLCDFEKKIYTGDPDARSTGHWLGDHALYVPKASDDNYISAVKKIVEKYNIDAILVGTDTELVKLAEVHDEFLENYNCKIVVSNSNVIKISNDKFLTAEFLKENNFPYPVSKMANSMEDLLALERELGLPLFAKPIDGARSLGLVKINTHQDLVDIYDEKSNLVVQQFLPDTEGEYTSGCIVLNGKCVSIVSLKRDLRDGNTYRTYRDESTSQYDHIISKIAEVLKPDGPVNFQFRILNGEPVIFEINGRFSGTTPLRYFYGINEVEIILNYYLYGKIPVNTQLKSGVVMRAWSDLFIENEEMEKFNHDKELESPKAHFYNFNLKS
- a CDS encoding metallophosphoesterase family protein, whose product is MKILVFGDVHGNLIALEELFRLEKGNYDRFVCHGDIVNYGPWTNECIEFLSYQENGIFLKGNHEEYYLEKYYPGSNEVAKSFFEFCYPQFNNKLLPVISKFEDSLSIGDFNIKHSIDGLYIFEDTNIEYLDFENNSIVGHSHQQFHRIIDDKNLYNTGSLGQNRALLDVANYLIIDTDTNNVELKSFIFDIQKVISKMEELKYPFICLNYYKSKNTVNK